The Geobacter sp. AOG2 genome includes a window with the following:
- a CDS encoding glycosyltransferase family 2 protein, producing the protein MKVSVIILTWNGRAYLKECLDSLEAQSFRDFETILVDNGSTDGSADHVRSEYPWVRLLELPENAGFAEGNNRGLALARGDYIVTLNNDTKVDPGFLAELVRAVEGDGRVGMVAARMRNFYRPERIDAAGLKIGTNGLGYNIGYGEIDDGRYDGVPLFGPCGGAALYRRELLDEVGFFDADFFAYYEDFDLAWRARLAGWKALAAPRALVYHVHSATGGEMSRFKVYHTHRNKWFVIVKNWPAALLRRHFVSIVCADCAAFCLAVLRGRGLAALRARLDVLGGLARLLHKRREVQGGSKLSDLQAASLYSPHEHPFRTFWRKTGIKRNVGP; encoded by the coding sequence CACAGTCCTTCCGCGATTTTGAGACGATCCTCGTGGACAACGGTTCAACCGACGGGTCGGCCGACCATGTGCGAAGCGAGTATCCCTGGGTTCGCTTGCTGGAACTGCCGGAGAACGCCGGTTTTGCCGAAGGGAATAACCGCGGCCTGGCGTTGGCGCGGGGCGATTATATCGTTACCCTCAACAACGACACCAAGGTCGATCCCGGCTTTCTGGCCGAGTTGGTCCGGGCCGTGGAGGGCGATGGTCGCGTCGGCATGGTGGCGGCCAGGATGCGCAATTTCTACCGGCCGGAACGGATCGACGCCGCCGGCCTGAAGATCGGCACCAATGGCCTGGGGTACAACATAGGCTACGGCGAGATCGACGACGGCCGCTACGACGGCGTGCCGCTGTTCGGCCCCTGCGGCGGGGCGGCGCTCTACCGCCGGGAGTTGCTGGACGAGGTCGGCTTCTTCGATGCGGATTTCTTCGCGTATTACGAGGATTTCGACCTGGCCTGGCGTGCGCGTTTGGCCGGTTGGAAGGCGCTTGCCGCGCCGCGGGCGCTCGTGTATCATGTGCACTCGGCCACGGGCGGGGAGATGAGCCGTTTCAAGGTGTACCACACGCACCGGAACAAGTGGTTCGTGATCGTCAAGAACTGGCCTGCCGCGTTGCTCCGGCGGCATTTCGTCTCCATCGTCTGCGCCGATTGCGCCGCTTTCTGCCTGGCTGTGTTGCGGGGGAGGGGACTGGCGGCCCTGCGGGCAAGGCTGGATGTCCTGGGCGGTCTCGCCCGGCTCTTGCATAAGCGGCGCGAGGTGCAGGGCGGGAGCAAGCTGTCGGACCTTCAGGCGGCATCGCTTTATTCACCTCATGAGCATCCATTTCGGACTTTTTGGCGAAAAACGGGCATAAAACGTAATGTCGGACCGTAA
- a CDS encoding glycosyltransferase family 4 protein gives MKILILARKGESLTGGGTYQTNVLRELAKRHTVRVYESDADLNEEWDIAHCLNLKHLSPELARKLRCPLVVDSHDYYWIRYYHFFCLDFPVRFLLQQYRKIRYRRLFPLIDGIILHGRYVYDLYDHPHKYLNFYYGLDYSEIESRPWEEKENLILFVGGDYFRKGIHRLLRALPLVLKQVPNARLMVIGNDYGYVKAFARFLARGLPVEFVYGMPRAELYKTYGKAKAFVMPSEIEAIPLVSSEATMAGVPPILSDAGGNPEIVLDGKTGFIVPLDDFHLLAERIVSCLADRELAERLVQLGRAFLGQFTTERMIVRLEEIYAAVAKTERVKGKR, from the coding sequence GTGAAAATTTTGATCCTGGCACGCAAGGGCGAATCCCTGACCGGCGGCGGCACCTACCAGACCAACGTCCTGCGGGAACTCGCCAAGCGGCATACCGTAAGGGTTTATGAGTCCGACGCGGACCTGAACGAGGAGTGGGATATCGCCCACTGTCTCAACCTGAAACACCTTTCGCCGGAGCTGGCGCGGAAGTTACGCTGCCCTCTGGTAGTCGATAGCCACGATTATTACTGGATACGTTATTACCATTTTTTCTGTCTCGATTTTCCGGTCCGGTTCCTGTTGCAGCAATACCGGAAGATCAGGTATCGGCGACTCTTTCCGCTCATCGACGGGATTATCCTGCACGGCAGGTATGTGTATGACCTGTACGACCATCCCCACAAATACCTGAACTTCTATTATGGCCTTGACTATAGCGAGATCGAGTCGCGGCCGTGGGAGGAGAAGGAAAACCTGATCCTGTTCGTGGGTGGTGATTATTTCCGCAAGGGGATTCACCGCCTGCTGAGAGCTTTGCCGCTGGTGCTCAAACAGGTACCCAATGCCCGCTTGATGGTGATCGGCAACGACTATGGCTACGTCAAGGCGTTTGCGCGTTTCCTGGCCCGTGGGTTGCCGGTGGAGTTCGTCTACGGTATGCCCCGCGCCGAGCTGTACAAGACCTACGGCAAGGCCAAGGCTTTTGTCATGCCGTCAGAGATCGAAGCGATCCCGCTGGTGTCGTCCGAGGCCACCATGGCCGGGGTGCCGCCCATACTCTCCGACGCGGGGGGCAATCCCGAGATCGTGCTGGATGGTAAGACCGGTTTTATCGTGCCGCTCGATGACTTTCATTTGCTGGCCGAGCGGATCGTCAGCTGCCTTGCCGACCGGGAGTTGGCGGAACGTCTCGTACAGTTGGGCAGGGCGTTTCTCGGCCAATTCACCACGGAGCGGATGATCGTCCGACTTGAAGAGATTTATGCGGCTGTGGCGAAAACGGAACGCGTGAAAGGCAAAAGGTGA
- a CDS encoding NAD(P)-dependent oxidoreductase has translation MLVTGGLGFIGLNTCARLLDLGAEVTALDNFVPPRITPDFDAIRLRLRLAVADIRDEEKVERVVRDQEVVFNLAGKSGAADSNKTPLNDLDINCRGHLTILEACRTFNPGVTIVFPSSRLVYGKPLYLPVDEKHPLAPESIYAAHKLAVENYHLIYGKLYGLKTTVLRISNPYGPFQAGEGRAYGIANSFIQAAVAGRPITLFGDGRQRRDYLYIDDLVEALLLAAAAPESRGRVYNIGDGQGTSLLELAELAVAAAGQGKIVHVPWPEEYRAIETGDYLSDIGLAQHDLDWSPGTDIREGVARTVEFYKL, from the coding sequence GTGTTGGTCACCGGAGGTCTCGGATTTATCGGGCTCAATACCTGCGCTCGGCTGCTGGACTTGGGGGCGGAGGTAACGGCGTTGGATAACTTCGTTCCACCCCGGATCACCCCCGACTTCGATGCGATCCGCTTACGCCTGCGTCTGGCGGTTGCTGATATCCGCGACGAAGAGAAGGTGGAGCGGGTGGTTCGGGATCAGGAGGTTGTCTTTAACCTAGCCGGCAAGTCGGGTGCGGCAGACAGCAACAAAACCCCGCTCAACGATCTGGATATCAATTGCCGTGGGCACCTGACCATACTGGAGGCCTGCCGCACCTTTAATCCCGGAGTGACGATCGTTTTTCCCAGCAGCCGCCTGGTGTATGGGAAGCCCCTCTATCTGCCAGTCGACGAGAAACATCCACTGGCGCCGGAATCCATCTACGCCGCCCACAAGCTGGCGGTTGAAAACTATCACCTCATATATGGCAAGCTGTATGGGCTCAAAACTACGGTCTTGCGCATCTCCAACCCCTATGGTCCCTTCCAGGCCGGGGAGGGGAGGGCCTATGGCATCGCAAACAGCTTCATTCAGGCAGCGGTAGCCGGAAGGCCGATCACATTGTTTGGCGATGGCCGTCAGCGCCGCGATTATCTCTATATTGACGACTTGGTCGAAGCCCTCCTGCTGGCTGCAGCCGCGCCGGAATCCCGCGGCAGGGTCTACAACATTGGCGACGGTCAGGGGACGAGTCTGCTGGAGTTGGCGGAACTGGCGGTGGCGGCGGCCGGGCAGGGAAAAATTGTCCACGTGCCCTGGCCGGAGGAGTACCGAGCCATTGAAACCGGAGACTACCTGTCCGATATCGGCTTGGCCCAGCATGATCTTGATTGG